The Geobacter sp. AOG2 genome includes a window with the following:
- the radC gene encoding DNA repair protein RadC produces the protein MGGGIKGWPQDERPREKMLKQGAAGLTDAELLALIVRSGDPTTGQSAIDLGRELIGHFGSNLRELGSADITEITAIKGMGLAKAAGVKAAFTLASRFQARKLESFDRFTSPQQVFDYFHHEFRDSRKEYFLVLLLDGKNRIIRRVQISEGSLNQSIVHPREVFSPAVKESAASLILVHNHPTGDPVPSGEDIAVTRRLREAGDLMGIKVLDHIIVGDGEYVSFVERGLL, from the coding sequence ATGGGTGGCGGGATCAAGGGGTGGCCCCAGGATGAACGTCCTCGGGAAAAAATGCTCAAACAAGGGGCGGCCGGCCTGACCGACGCCGAACTTCTAGCCCTCATCGTCAGAAGCGGCGACCCGACCACCGGCCAGAGCGCCATCGACCTGGGGCGCGAACTGATCGGCCACTTCGGCAGCAACCTGCGTGAACTGGGTAGCGCCGACATCACCGAGATCACCGCCATCAAAGGTATGGGATTGGCCAAGGCGGCCGGCGTCAAAGCTGCCTTCACGCTGGCTTCGCGCTTTCAGGCCCGCAAGCTCGAGAGTTTCGACCGCTTCACCTCGCCCCAACAGGTCTTCGACTACTTCCACCATGAATTCCGCGACAGCCGTAAGGAATATTTCCTGGTGCTGCTTCTGGACGGCAAAAATCGCATCATCCGCCGCGTTCAGATCTCGGAAGGATCCCTCAACCAGAGCATCGTCCACCCACGCGAGGTATTCAGCCCTGCCGTCAAGGAATCAGCGGCGTCACTGATACTGGTCCATAACCATCCCACCGGTGACCCTGTCCCCAGCGGGGAAGACATCGCCGTTACCCGCCGTCTGCGTGAGGCCGGAGACCTCATGGGAATCAAGGTACTTGATCATATCATCGTCGGCGATGGCGAGTATGTGAGTTTCGTGGAACGGGGGTTACTGTAG
- the uppP gene encoding undecaprenyl-diphosphatase UppP, protein MNMVHAVVLGALQGFSEVLPISSSAHLILIPWFLKWPESGLTFDVALHLGTLIALAAYFRRDIIQLVLGAVDALATRSLDSSAKRLPFLILAATVPAGIVGKLFEQTVEDVFRESPLLIAIFLIVFGIILGLADHWGRKRYGLGDVKTGNALSIGLFQCLALLPGVSRSGITITAGLMLGFTRESAARFSFLLSLPIVAGAALLKTLHVAKHGIPAGEGLPMLVGIGVSAVTGYISVAFLLRMVHKKSLALFVWYRLLAGGAVISLIMAQ, encoded by the coding sequence ATGAATATGGTTCATGCAGTTGTGCTCGGTGCCTTGCAGGGATTTTCCGAAGTTCTTCCCATCAGCAGTTCCGCCCACCTGATCCTGATCCCCTGGTTTCTGAAATGGCCCGAATCGGGCCTGACCTTCGATGTGGCCCTGCATCTCGGCACACTGATCGCTCTGGCGGCCTACTTCCGCCGAGATATTATCCAACTGGTGCTAGGTGCAGTCGATGCACTGGCGACGCGATCACTGGACTCTTCGGCCAAACGGCTACCGTTTCTCATCCTGGCCGCCACGGTACCGGCAGGTATCGTCGGAAAGCTTTTCGAACAAACGGTGGAGGATGTTTTCCGGGAGAGCCCCTTGCTGATCGCCATCTTCCTGATCGTGTTCGGCATCATCCTGGGTCTTGCCGACCACTGGGGTCGCAAACGATACGGTCTGGGGGATGTCAAAACCGGCAATGCCCTTTCAATCGGCCTGTTCCAATGCCTGGCGCTGCTCCCCGGCGTCTCACGTTCGGGAATCACCATCACCGCCGGCCTGATGTTGGGCTTTACCCGTGAGAGCGCGGCCCGCTTCTCCTTTTTGCTCTCACTACCCATAGTAGCCGGAGCGGCTCTCCTCAAGACGCTGCACGTCGCAAAACACGGCATCCCTGCCGGTGAAGGCCTCCCCATGCTGGTCGGTATCGGTGTTTCGGCGGTTACCGGCTACATCAGCGTGGCCTTCCTGCTACGCATGGTCCATAAAAAAAGTCTCGCACTATTTGTCTGGTACCGCCTCCTGGCTGGCGGTGCAGTGATTTCCCTCATAATGGCGCAATGA
- a CDS encoding DUF47 domain-containing protein, whose amino-acid sequence MFGLIPKEEKFFQLFKQMTENTIEGAKALKDMLDNFDDPATSQRRIKDIEHNGDSLTHEIIQKLNKTFVTPFDREDIYALSGALDDILDLIDASAQRIIMYNVETIPHEAKSLGFIILQSCQAVDKAVAMLGKQSNDHIFEACVDINALENEADRVSREAISRLFDEEKDPIQLIKWKEIFETLEKATDKCEDAANILESVVVKNA is encoded by the coding sequence ATGTTCGGATTGATCCCCAAGGAAGAGAAGTTCTTCCAGCTTTTTAAACAGATGACGGAGAACACTATAGAAGGCGCCAAGGCCCTCAAGGATATGCTCGACAATTTTGACGATCCTGCCACCAGCCAGCGCAGAATCAAGGATATCGAGCATAACGGCGACTCGCTCACCCACGAGATTATCCAGAAACTGAACAAAACCTTTGTTACCCCGTTCGACAGGGAGGATATCTATGCCCTGTCCGGCGCCCTGGACGACATCCTCGACCTGATCGACGCATCGGCCCAGCGGATCATCATGTATAATGTTGAGACCATACCCCACGAGGCCAAGTCCCTTGGCTTCATCATCCTCCAGTCTTGTCAGGCCGTGGACAAAGCGGTCGCCATGCTTGGTAAACAGTCAAACGACCATATCTTCGAGGCGTGCGTTGATATCAACGCCTTGGAGAACGAGGCTGACCGGGTTTCCCGCGAGGCCATCAGCCGTTTGTTTGACGAGGAGAAGGATCCGATCCAATTGATCAAATGGAAGGAAATTTTCGAAACGCTGGAAAAGGCCACCGATAAGTGCGAAGACGCCGCCAATATCCTTGAGAGCGTGGTGGTGAAAAATGCTTGA
- a CDS encoding inorganic phosphate transporter: MLDPVLVMLCLVIVAALLFDYINGFHDTANAIATCVSTRALSVKAAICMAAILNFAGAMISTKVASTIGKGIVDSANITQMVVLAGIAGAIIWNLITWYYGLPSSSSHAIIGGLMGSVYAHAGLGALKWDGLEKIVLALLISPVLGTIVGFIFMLFLYRVFRNSAPSGLNKHFRRLQVLSAAFMAFSHGTADAQKSMGVITMALVSYGFLKTFVVPWEVMVACATAMACGTAVGGWRIIKTVGRDFVKLQPVHGFCVETASAGVILGASALGMPTSTTHVITSTILGVGLSKRLTAVNWKVAQRIVLAWVLTIPASGLVAYLTYQVLNPLLGR, translated from the coding sequence ATGCTTGATCCGGTCCTGGTGATGCTCTGCCTGGTCATCGTGGCGGCACTTCTGTTCGACTACATCAACGGCTTTCACGATACGGCCAATGCCATCGCAACCTGCGTTTCGACCCGGGCGCTTTCTGTAAAGGCGGCCATCTGCATGGCCGCAATACTCAACTTCGCCGGTGCCATGATCTCCACCAAGGTGGCCTCCACCATCGGCAAGGGGATTGTGGACAGCGCCAACATCACCCAGATGGTTGTCCTGGCCGGTATCGCCGGCGCGATCATCTGGAACCTGATTACTTGGTATTACGGGCTCCCCTCCTCCTCATCCCATGCCATCATCGGTGGTCTCATGGGGTCGGTGTACGCCCATGCCGGCCTCGGCGCGCTCAAGTGGGACGGGCTGGAAAAGATCGTTCTCGCCCTCCTGATTTCACCCGTGCTGGGAACAATCGTTGGATTCATCTTCATGTTGTTCCTCTACCGCGTGTTTCGCAACAGCGCCCCCAGCGGGCTCAACAAGCATTTCCGCCGTTTGCAGGTCCTTTCGGCTGCCTTCATGGCCTTTTCCCACGGAACGGCTGATGCCCAGAAATCCATGGGAGTCATCACCATGGCGCTGGTCAGTTATGGTTTTCTGAAGACATTTGTGGTTCCGTGGGAGGTGATGGTGGCCTGCGCCACTGCCATGGCCTGTGGGACGGCCGTCGGCGGCTGGCGCATCATCAAGACCGTGGGGCGTGATTTCGTCAAGCTCCAGCCGGTGCACGGCTTTTGCGTGGAGACCGCTTCGGCCGGGGTCATCCTGGGGGCATCGGCCCTAGGCATGCCCACCAGCACGACCCATGTCATCACATCGACAATTCTAGGTGTGGGGCTCTCCAAACGGCTCACGGCGGTCAACTGGAAGGTGGCCCAGCGTATTGTGCTGGCCTGGGTACTGACCATCCCCGCTTCGGGGTTGGTGGCCTATCTGACCTATCAGGTGCTGAATCCACTGCTCGGCAGGTAG
- a CDS encoding DUF2062 domain-containing protein, with translation MFNKEKFIQRFKAILSLDSHPAHIAAGFAVGVFISFTPFFGLHTPLAIALAFVFRLNKLTCISGAWINTPLTVVPTLACSYKLGRFLRGKPVNELALKGLEWQHLKPYAKSLLLGSSILGFVAAVAAYFTCYWLVVVFRRRDASMAEITREMEEVGEDLE, from the coding sequence ATGTTCAATAAGGAAAAATTCATACAGCGGTTCAAGGCCATCCTGTCGCTGGATAGCCATCCCGCCCACATTGCGGCCGGCTTTGCCGTCGGCGTCTTCATCAGCTTCACCCCCTTCTTCGGTCTCCACACCCCTCTGGCCATCGCATTAGCCTTCGTTTTTCGTCTCAACAAGCTTACCTGCATCAGCGGCGCCTGGATCAATACCCCGTTGACCGTGGTGCCGACCCTGGCGTGTAGCTACAAGCTCGGCCGATTCCTACGGGGAAAGCCTGTTAATGAACTGGCACTCAAGGGGCTGGAATGGCAGCACCTCAAACCCTATGCCAAATCTCTGCTGTTGGGAAGTTCAATCCTCGGGTTTGTAGCGGCGGTAGCCGCCTATTTCACCTGTTACTGGCTGGTGGTCGTATTCAGGCGGAGAGATGCCTCAATGGCAGAAATAACACGGGAGATGGAAGAAGTTGGAGAGGATCTGGAGTAA
- a CDS encoding SulP family inorganic anion transporter codes for MKQAKQSKLTKWLPKSVQVLKGYTRADLAADTTSGITVGLVALPLAMAFGISSGVTPQAGIYTAVIAGFLISALGGSRTQIGGPTGAFVVVIAAIIAKHGLSGLLTVTMMAGVILVFLGLTGLGSAVKFIPRPVVIGFTNGIAILIASTQFKDFLGLRVDAKVPSEFIERMRFIAVNLNKADLTAIVLALASLAVILIVPRFTRRIPGSIVALLAATACVALLGIPVETIGSKFGGIPTGLPRMQIPEFHRELILPLLPSALTVALLAAIESLLSAVVADSMSGDRHNSNVELVAQGVANLTVPLFGGIPVTGAIARTATNIRSGARSPISGIIHALTLLCIILFAAPLARFIPLGTLAAVLFVVSYNMGEWREIPMILRLNRKEISVWLITFILTVVADLTIAVEVGMTLAALLYIYQVSRTTVVAPLTAEAIEKAKAHIVQDHSIPHYVSMFHVQGPLLFGAAEKLSRMANSVDRLQPVVILRLRYMTAIDATGLYAIEQFHEKLHESGRTLILCGTRGQPKRLIYTSNLPRLLGARNILPNIRSALHRAEDIHEQFGGIGDEAAAGLAEAPV; via the coding sequence ATGAAGCAAGCGAAGCAGAGCAAGCTGACAAAGTGGCTGCCCAAGTCTGTTCAGGTGCTTAAGGGCTATACACGGGCCGACCTCGCTGCCGACACAACCAGTGGGATCACGGTCGGCCTGGTAGCCCTGCCGCTGGCCATGGCCTTCGGCATCTCCTCCGGCGTCACGCCCCAGGCCGGCATTTACACGGCAGTCATCGCCGGTTTCCTGATCTCGGCACTGGGGGGCTCCCGGACACAGATCGGCGGCCCGACCGGGGCGTTCGTGGTAGTGATAGCTGCCATTATCGCCAAGCACGGTCTTTCCGGCCTGCTGACGGTCACCATGATGGCTGGTGTCATCCTGGTGTTTCTGGGGCTAACCGGCCTGGGCAGTGCGGTCAAATTCATCCCCCGGCCGGTTGTGATCGGCTTTACCAACGGCATTGCCATTCTGATTGCCTCCACCCAGTTCAAGGATTTCCTGGGACTGCGGGTTGACGCCAAGGTGCCCAGCGAGTTCATCGAGCGGATGCGTTTCATTGCCGTGAATCTGAACAAGGCCGATTTGACCGCCATTGTGCTGGCCCTTGCGTCGCTGGCCGTGATCCTGATTGTGCCCCGTTTCACACGCCGCATACCCGGCTCGATAGTCGCCCTGTTGGCGGCCACAGCCTGTGTTGCCCTGTTGGGTATCCCAGTAGAAACCATCGGCAGCAAATTCGGCGGTATCCCCACCGGGCTGCCCCGCATGCAGATCCCTGAATTTCATCGCGAACTGATCCTGCCTCTGCTCCCATCAGCTCTGACCGTAGCGTTGTTGGCAGCCATCGAGAGCCTGCTTTCAGCGGTGGTGGCCGACTCCATGAGCGGCGACCGCCACAACTCCAATGTGGAACTGGTGGCCCAAGGGGTGGCCAACCTGACGGTTCCCCTGTTCGGCGGCATCCCGGTAACCGGCGCCATTGCCCGTACTGCCACCAACATCCGCTCCGGAGCGCGCTCCCCCATTTCAGGCATCATCCATGCTCTGACCCTGCTCTGCATCATCCTGTTTGCCGCGCCGTTGGCCAGATTCATCCCGCTCGGAACCCTGGCCGCAGTGCTCTTCGTGGTGTCCTACAACATGGGCGAGTGGCGAGAGATACCGATGATCCTGCGCCTCAACCGGAAAGAGATCTCCGTCTGGCTGATTACCTTCATCCTGACCGTGGTGGCCGATCTGACCATTGCCGTGGAGGTCGGCATGACCCTGGCGGCGCTCCTGTATATCTACCAGGTCTCGCGTACCACCGTGGTGGCGCCCCTGACGGCCGAGGCTATTGAGAAGGCCAAGGCCCACATCGTACAGGATCACAGTATCCCTCATTACGTCAGCATGTTCCACGTACAGGGGCCGCTTCTTTTCGGCGCTGCCGAGAAACTGTCCCGCATGGCCAATTCAGTGGACCGTCTACAACCGGTCGTCATCCTGCGCTTACGCTACATGACCGCCATTGACGCCACCGGTTTGTACGCTATCGAGCAGTTCCACGAAAAGCTCCATGAATCGGGCAGAACGCTTATCCTGTGCGGTACGCGGGGCCAGCCCAAGAGACTGATCTACACCTCTAACCTGCCCAGACTGCTGGGTGCGCGTAATATACTGCCCAATATCCGCTCAGCTTTGCACCGGGCCGAGGATATCCACGAACAGTTCGGCGGGATCGGCGATGAAGCGGCCGCCGGGCTGGCGGAAGCCCCGGTATAG
- a CDS encoding sulfurtransferase TusA family protein: MATQTLDCLGMKCPQPTLKVSILATKMKPGDILEVVADCSTFESDVREWCARSKKTLLWVKDEGGGKKRVQIKF, from the coding sequence ATGGCTACACAAACACTTGACTGCCTGGGTATGAAATGCCCGCAGCCGACCCTCAAGGTCAGCATTCTGGCGACTAAGATGAAACCAGGCGATATCCTGGAAGTCGTCGCCGACTGTTCCACATTTGAAAGCGATGTCCGCGAATGGTGCGCCCGCTCGAAAAAAACCCTCCTCTGGGTCAAGGACGAAGGGGGCGGCAAAAAACGGGTTCAGATAAAGTTCTGA
- a CDS encoding hydrogenase iron-sulfur subunit, translating into MSCQTMPDRAPYPAAEVMSAGAPTEVRIVAFLCNWCSYAGADKTGMNQLPVPAELSVVRVMCSGRVEPTLILETFQKGADGVMVLACHPGDCHYKEGNLRAFCRAELLERMMPQLGVNPARFYFDYVSAAEAEKFSQVTNDFVASIRALAGTDSER; encoded by the coding sequence ATGAGTTGCCAAACCATGCCGGACAGAGCGCCATACCCTGCCGCAGAAGTTATGAGTGCCGGTGCACCGACCGAGGTCAGGATTGTGGCATTTCTTTGCAACTGGTGTTCCTATGCAGGAGCGGACAAGACCGGCATGAACCAGCTTCCCGTTCCCGCTGAGCTGTCGGTCGTGCGCGTCATGTGTTCCGGCCGGGTCGAACCGACCCTGATCCTGGAGACATTCCAGAAAGGCGCTGACGGGGTGATGGTACTTGCATGCCATCCGGGCGACTGCCATTACAAGGAGGGTAACCTGCGGGCCTTCTGCCGGGCCGAACTTCTCGAGCGTATGATGCCACAGCTTGGGGTTAATCCGGCGCGCTTCTATTTTGATTATGTTTCCGCGGCGGAGGCAGAGAAGTTTTCCCAGGTGACAAACGACTTCGTAGCTTCCATTCGCGCGCTGGCCGGCACTGATTCAGAACGATAA